Proteins from a genomic interval of Zingiber officinale cultivar Zhangliang chromosome 2A, Zo_v1.1, whole genome shotgun sequence:
- the LOC122041939 gene encoding anaphase-promoting complex subunit 13-like isoform X2, translated as MVCPKADKINEALTEMAEQQMRLSMGILIDIVDDEWMRDTLPDDDIPLPSVMADKADDAEDSHQESQQAEKDEWRDLALENLQA; from the exons ATGGTCTGCCCTAAAGCGGACAAAATAAACGAGGCGCTGACGGAGATGGCGGAGCAGCAGATGAGACTGAGCATGGGCATACTCATCGACATCGTCGACGACGAGTGGATGCGTGACACCCTCCCCGACGACG ATATCCCTCTGCCTTCTGTAATGGCTGACAAGGCAGATGATGCCGAGGACTCGC ATCAGGAAAGTCAGCAAGCTGAAAAAGATGAGTGGCGTGATCTTGCCTTAGAGAATCTTCAAGCATGA
- the LOC122041939 gene encoding uncharacterized protein LOC122041939 isoform X1: MVCPKADKINEALTEMAEQQMRLSMGILIDIVDDEWMRDTLPDDDIPLPSVMADKADDAEDSRNGLLDVHFSLQIYREQGEDSLPG; encoded by the exons ATGGTCTGCCCTAAAGCGGACAAAATAAACGAGGCGCTGACGGAGATGGCGGAGCAGCAGATGAGACTGAGCATGGGCATACTCATCGACATCGTCGACGACGAGTGGATGCGTGACACCCTCCCCGACGACG ATATCCCTCTGCCTTCTGTAATGGCTGACAAGGCAGATGATGCCGAGGACTCGC GGAATGGGTTGCTTGATGTGCACTTTTCTCTCCAAATTTACCGCGAACAAGGGGAAGACAGTCTACCTGGATGA